The following proteins are encoded in a genomic region of Dokdonia donghaensis DSW-1:
- a CDS encoding phosphoribosylaminoimidazolesuccinocarboxamide synthase, whose product MVNTITDTNFNFPGQKSIYKGKVREVYTLEDDLLLMVATDRLSAFDVVMPKGIPFKGQILNQIATKMMKDTEDLVPNWLVATPDPNVAIGKRCEPFKVEMVIRGYMSGHAAREYKAGRRILCGVAMPEGMKENDAFPEPIITPATKAEMGDHDEDISREDIIKKNIVSEEDYLVLKDYTRKLFQRGSEIAASRGLILVDTKYEFGKTADGEIVLIDEIHTPDSSRYFYAEGYEERQAAGEAQKQLSKEFVRQWLISNNFQGLEGQTVPEMTDEYIETVSERYIELYENITGDAFAKADTSNIQERIEKNVLQYLNSL is encoded by the coding sequence ATAGTGAACACTATTACAGACACTAATTTTAACTTCCCTGGTCAGAAATCTATCTATAAGGGTAAAGTGAGAGAAGTCTACACACTCGAAGATGATTTATTACTTATGGTTGCAACAGATAGGCTAAGCGCCTTTGACGTTGTTATGCCTAAGGGAATTCCTTTTAAGGGACAAATCTTAAATCAGATTGCTACTAAAATGATGAAGGATACAGAAGACCTCGTGCCTAACTGGCTCGTGGCTACTCCAGATCCTAATGTGGCAATAGGGAAGCGATGTGAGCCTTTTAAAGTGGAGATGGTAATACGTGGCTATATGTCTGGGCACGCGGCTAGAGAGTATAAAGCGGGTAGGAGAATACTTTGTGGTGTTGCGATGCCAGAAGGAATGAAAGAAAATGATGCCTTTCCAGAGCCTATCATCACACCAGCTACTAAGGCAGAGATGGGTGACCACGATGAGGATATCTCAAGAGAAGATATTATAAAAAAGAACATCGTTTCAGAAGAGGATTACTTGGTGCTTAAAGATTACACACGCAAGCTTTTTCAAAGAGGAAGTGAGATTGCAGCATCTAGAGGACTTATATTGGTAGATACCAAGTATGAGTTTGGAAAAACAGCAGATGGTGAGATTGTTCTCATAGATGAGATACATACTCCAGACTCTTCTCGTTACTTCTATGCCGAAGGTTATGAGGAGCGTCAGGCAGCTGGCGAAGCTCAAAAACAACTATCTAAAGAGTTTGTGAGACAGTGGCTTATCTCAAATAATTTTCAAGGTCTAGAAGGACAAACGGTGCCTGAGATGACAGACGAGTACATAGAGACTGTATCAGAAAGATATATTGAGTTGTATGAGAATATTACAGGTGACGCTTTCGCGAAAGCGGATACTTCAAACATTCAAGAGCGTATCGAGAAGAACGTTTTGCAGTATCTAAATTCACTTTGA
- a CDS encoding PhoH family protein, with translation MNELILELSEINPREFFGQRNANIELLKQYFPKLKIVARGNKIKAYGDEDLLEEFDRRMTMLMDHFGKYNKIDENSIERVLTSVSKEDYETPVESGDVLVHGVSGKLIKPQTANQRKLVELSKKNDLTFAIGPAGTGKTYVGVALAVKALKEKRVKRIILTRPAVEAGENLGFLPGDMKEKLDPYMQPLYDALRDMIPSEKLETFIEKGVIQIAPMAFMRGRTLDNAFVILDEAQNTTHAQMKMFLTRMGRNAKFMITGDPGQIDLPRRVTSGLKEALLILKTVKGVGMIYLDDKDVVRHPLVKKMIAAYREIENRND, from the coding sequence TTGAACGAATTAATCTTAGAACTCTCAGAAATCAATCCGCGCGAATTTTTTGGACAGCGCAATGCTAATATAGAACTCCTCAAGCAGTATTTTCCTAAACTCAAGATAGTAGCTAGAGGTAATAAAATCAAAGCTTACGGAGATGAAGATCTTCTAGAAGAGTTTGATAGGCGTATGACAATGCTTATGGATCACTTTGGGAAGTATAATAAGATAGATGAAAACTCAATAGAGCGCGTACTTACAAGTGTGAGTAAAGAAGATTATGAGACGCCTGTAGAGAGTGGCGATGTGCTAGTACACGGTGTGAGTGGTAAACTCATAAAACCACAAACGGCAAACCAGCGTAAACTTGTAGAGCTTTCAAAAAAGAACGACCTAACCTTTGCTATAGGCCCTGCCGGTACTGGTAAAACATATGTAGGCGTTGCACTAGCGGTAAAAGCGCTTAAGGAGAAGCGAGTAAAACGTATTATACTCACAAGACCTGCTGTAGAGGCTGGAGAAAATTTAGGTTTTCTACCTGGTGATATGAAGGAGAAGCTCGACCCTTATATGCAGCCACTTTATGATGCCCTTAGGGATATGATACCTAGTGAAAAGCTAGAGACATTTATTGAGAAAGGAGTGATACAAATTGCACCTATGGCTTTTATGCGTGGTCGTACACTTGATAATGCTTTTGTGATACTTGATGAAGCTCAAAACACAACACACGCCCAGATGAAGATGTTCCTCACTCGTATGGGACGTAATGCAAAGTTTATGATTACTGGAGATCCCGGGCAGATAGATTTACCTAGACGTGTCACCAGTGGTCTTAAGGAAGCGTTACTTATCCTCAAAACCGTAAAGGGAGTAGGGATGATTTATCTTGATGATAAAGATGTGGTGCGCCATCCTCTAGTAAAGAAAATGATTGCGGCTTATCGCGAGATAGAAAATAGAAACGACTAA
- a CDS encoding SAM hydrolase/SAM-dependent halogenase family protein yields the protein MKLITLTTDYGEKDPFAGAVKGAIYSELEDVRIVDISHSVSPFHLMEAAYIIQNAYQNFPKGSIHVIGVDSELTPETNHIAVKLDGHYFICANNGIISLLTKDIVPEEKVEINIHDRTLTNFTVLDVFVKTACHIARGGTLGVIGKNIDNIRQLTGIAPVINTARNQISGNVIYIDNYGNVVSNITKKLFDEVGKGRSFKLEARGADITKIYKQYSDAINFDIEKSKREEEGKKLAVFNSGGYIELAIYKSNPSTVGSAASLFGLNYRDTVMINFTDK from the coding sequence ATGAAATTAATCACTCTTACAACAGACTATGGCGAGAAAGATCCTTTTGCAGGAGCCGTAAAAGGAGCGATTTACTCAGAACTAGAGGATGTGCGTATTGTAGATATATCGCACTCTGTATCGCCTTTTCATCTTATGGAGGCAGCTTATATTATTCAAAATGCCTATCAAAATTTCCCGAAAGGGTCCATACACGTTATAGGTGTAGACAGCGAGCTCACACCAGAAACAAACCACATAGCTGTAAAACTAGATGGTCATTATTTTATATGTGCAAATAATGGTATCATATCGCTACTCACAAAAGATATTGTACCAGAAGAAAAAGTAGAGATAAACATACACGACCGCACACTTACTAACTTTACTGTACTAGATGTGTTTGTAAAGACAGCCTGTCATATCGCACGCGGCGGTACCCTTGGTGTGATAGGTAAAAACATAGATAATATAAGACAACTTACAGGTATCGCACCTGTTATAAACACGGCTCGCAACCAGATATCTGGTAACGTCATTTATATAGATAACTATGGTAATGTGGTAAGTAACATCACAAAAAAATTATTTGACGAAGTAGGCAAAGGTCGCAGCTTTAAGCTTGAAGCACGTGGTGCAGATATCACAAAAATCTACAAACAGTATAGCGATGCTATAAATTTTGACATAGAAAAGTCTAAGCGAGAAGAGGAAGGTAAGAAACTAGCCGTTTTTAACTCTGGTGGTTACATAGAACTTGCTATTTACAAAAGTAATCCTAGTACGGTAGGAAGTGCTGCTAGTCTCTTTGGCCTCAATTATAGAGATACGGTAATGATAAACTTTACAGATAAATGA
- a CDS encoding putative quinol monooxygenase, translating into MIVRLVKLRFRESEIPSFLNNFEKVKSDIRAFKGCLYLELLKDAEDPSIFFTHSHWESDEALQGYRNSDLFKGIWANTKPKFSGKPEAWSTNSLDKQV; encoded by the coding sequence ATGATCGTAAGACTGGTAAAATTACGCTTTCGCGAAAGCGAGATACCCTCGTTTTTAAACAATTTTGAGAAGGTAAAAAGTGATATACGTGCTTTTAAAGGTTGTCTCTACTTAGAACTACTTAAAGATGCCGAAGACCCTTCTATATTCTTTACACATAGTCACTGGGAATCTGACGAGGCTCTGCAGGGTTATCGCAACTCAGATCTCTTTAAAGGCATATGGGCAAACACGAAGCCAAAATTTTCTGGAAAACCAGAAGCCTGGAGTACAAACTCTCTTGACAAACAAGTTTAA
- a CDS encoding helix-turn-helix domain-containing protein, producing the protein MKSYKLKIAQVDDFVPEIAGAFGVNFTNSFGEFAVKIPSHIGTGEIKGVNFPNGIGLHIINCDVHDDTEFYFENNGINSLRFIYCMKGEIAHKFSSSEEEIAIRRAEHLIAAPTYEEDQIYIIKKDSPAIICYLEINKVKFQEQLSYDLNKIDAAYYPLFADVNGLTQIAHKGYYSLQISDIIDSILNNEDQGLVRTNYLGAKALECTSLMLKLYREDSLEGNKRTTLRLSDMDTVVAAVNYIENNISKLETIPEIAEAVGIEAYRLQDGFKRNYGMTVNDYIKEFRLKRALTMLTSEDKNVSEVVYALGLSSRSYFSKIFKEKYGIPPSSLRKVPEL; encoded by the coding sequence ATGAAATCTTACAAACTTAAAATAGCACAGGTAGATGACTTTGTGCCTGAGATTGCAGGGGCATTTGGCGTGAATTTTACAAATAGTTTTGGAGAGTTTGCAGTAAAAATACCATCGCACATAGGTACTGGAGAGATAAAGGGTGTTAATTTTCCTAACGGTATAGGTTTACATATCATAAACTGCGATGTGCACGATGATACTGAGTTCTATTTTGAGAATAATGGTATAAACTCTCTCAGGTTCATATACTGTATGAAAGGAGAGATTGCTCATAAGTTTTCTTCTAGCGAAGAAGAGATTGCCATACGTCGTGCAGAGCATCTTATTGCTGCACCTACGTATGAGGAAGACCAGATTTATATTATAAAAAAAGATAGTCCTGCCATTATTTGTTATCTAGAGATAAATAAAGTTAAGTTTCAAGAGCAATTGTCATATGACCTTAATAAGATAGATGCAGCTTATTATCCACTTTTTGCAGATGTAAACGGATTAACCCAAATTGCTCATAAAGGCTATTACAGTCTTCAAATTTCTGATATCATAGATAGTATTCTCAATAATGAAGATCAAGGTCTGGTTCGTACTAATTACCTAGGTGCAAAGGCGCTTGAGTGTACTTCACTTATGCTTAAACTGTATAGGGAGGACTCACTAGAAGGTAATAAACGTACAACATTAAGACTATCAGATATGGATACTGTGGTAGCTGCCGTAAACTATATAGAAAATAACATTTCAAAACTTGAGACCATACCAGAAATTGCCGAAGCTGTAGGTATAGAAGCTTATAGGTTACAAGATGGTTTTAAACGCAATTATGGTATGACTGTAAATGATTATATTAAGGAGTTTAGACTTAAGAGAGCATTGACTATGCTCACCTCAGAAGATAAGAATGTCTCTGAGGTTGTGTATGCACTTGGACTATCTAGTAGGAGCTACTTTTCAAAAATTTTTAAAGAAAAGTATGGTATTCCTCCTTCTTCATTGCGCAAGGTGCCAGAGCTTTAA
- a CDS encoding biliverdin-producing heme oxygenase, whose product MILEHLKEKTKAIHDEVEEDNLTGFIMDGSINQAQYEELLRQNFSVYKAVEDFINARYDNLPDELKPFAGYHKTNALAKDIAGFSNFPLPQPTAITGPRDLGTLVGALYVIEGSMMGGMMMSKKLQSCEKLSHIEAHYFYNTDTKVAAARWKSFKNAVQSYQFTNNDIEKATASAIHIFEHFKKAYKKPTM is encoded by the coding sequence ATGATATTAGAACATCTTAAAGAAAAAACTAAAGCCATACACGATGAGGTAGAAGAAGATAACCTTACGGGCTTTATAATGGATGGCAGTATAAATCAAGCGCAATACGAAGAGCTCTTGAGGCAAAACTTTTCTGTTTATAAGGCGGTCGAAGATTTTATAAACGCACGTTATGATAACTTACCAGACGAGCTTAAGCCCTTTGCTGGTTATCACAAAACAAATGCACTGGCAAAGGATATAGCTGGTTTTTCTAACTTTCCGTTACCACAACCTACAGCCATTACAGGCCCTCGGGACTTAGGTACGCTCGTAGGAGCTTTATATGTAATAGAGGGATCTATGATGGGGGGTATGATGATGAGTAAAAAACTACAATCTTGTGAGAAGTTGTCTCATATAGAAGCGCATTATTTTTATAACACAGATACAAAAGTAGCTGCTGCGAGATGGAAATCATTTAAAAATGCCGTGCAAAGTTATCAGTTTACAAATAATGATATAGAAAAGGCTACAGCTAGTGCCATTCATATTTTTGAACACTTTAAAAAGGCTTATAAAAAGCCCACAATGTAG
- a CDS encoding response regulator: protein MITEVHILLVEDTESDAVLITRQIHKLDKNYKVQVVDNLSDLEVAIKTFNPQLIISDYNLPTCTGMEVLEVSRDKSPTAIFLFVTGTLQDEELAAETILNGADGFILKKHINVLASKLSPYIDKIKNRPVIVQNTRNRIKQSTDLVSDIKNYMDDINKENITHQERIAKIREHLEKIKKSL from the coding sequence ATGATAACAGAAGTACATATATTGCTAGTAGAAGACACAGAGTCTGATGCTGTTTTGATTACTAGGCAGATTCATAAACTAGATAAAAATTATAAAGTTCAAGTTGTAGATAATCTGTCTGATCTAGAGGTTGCTATTAAAACGTTTAATCCTCAACTCATAATTTCGGATTATAACCTGCCTACTTGTACGGGTATGGAGGTTCTAGAGGTATCTAGAGATAAATCGCCTACAGCTATTTTTCTATTTGTTACAGGCACCTTACAAGATGAGGAGCTGGCGGCAGAGACTATTTTAAATGGAGCGGATGGCTTCATACTCAAAAAGCATATAAACGTACTGGCCTCAAAACTATCACCATATATTGATAAAATTAAGAATAGACCAGTTATAGTTCAGAATACGAGAAATAGAATAAAACAAAGTACAGATCTCGTTAGTGATATCAAGAATTATATGGATGATATAAATAAAGAGAATATCACTCATCAAGAGCGCATTGCCAAAATAAGAGAACACCTAGAAAAAATCAAAAAATCCCTATGA
- a CDS encoding response regulator codes for MKGFIVSVEDNPNDCALMKRVFEREMPLVKTHIIEDSLKALTWFQEFNDVKNIPDLIFLDIKMPKLDGLALLKEIRRLPLFTNSPVVIMSSSDQLSDRDKAYAYGANSYLEKPKSYTELKERLPIISSYWLTLNK; via the coding sequence ATGAAAGGATTTATAGTTTCTGTAGAAGATAACCCTAATGATTGTGCATTGATGAAGCGTGTTTTTGAACGTGAGATGCCTTTAGTAAAAACACATATTATAGAAGACTCTCTTAAAGCACTTACTTGGTTTCAAGAGTTTAATGATGTAAAAAATATTCCAGATCTTATATTCTTAGATATCAAAATGCCTAAATTAGATGGGCTAGCATTGCTAAAAGAAATCCGTAGGCTGCCACTTTTTACAAACTCGCCTGTTGTGATAATGAGTTCTTCAGACCAGCTTAGTGATAGGGATAAAGCATATGCATACGGTGCAAATAGTTATCTAGAGAAACCTAAAAGTTATACAGAACTCAAAGAACGATTACCCATAATCTCGAGCTACTGGCTTACGTTAAATAAATAG
- a CDS encoding ATP-binding protein produces the protein MSGPSTLYPKKIDLTNCDKEPIHLLGQVQSHAYLFVIDALNKQLVRASENVFDLLSRKREDIHTITIKDIFGPSASTIAFHIEGKNTQTIEVEVKGKRYVVITHYRENLIYIELEPIVAQAEAHIVQRQLSDIITDLSQAITVSEMCDKTANLIKNLTGYDRVMLYKFDQNWNGTIISESREEVLESWLGMHYPATDIPQQARKSFLKQGVRIIADVASQTSAVFPELNEQGQPLDLTNCESRASSPIHIEYLENMKVGATLTAAIVSNGTLWGLIACHHYSPKFTNYYQRQTIKFLTQVFSTQLTLRSSNEVLARINATTASRAKLVEQMSNEWDVQGGLTKKPTSMLTITEATGGAVFLENILSTVGDTPSKEDVKNLIDWIYTTQLGNTYTTQNLAKVYEKGEAFAKMASGVLCVFIAKGQKDCLLWFKPELKQVISWGGNPEKAVAEKNKRLSPRKSFEKWNQEQVLTSLPWKDYEIASAQALKTSISNIIISRYQEVKLLNDKLKEAYKELESFSYSVSHDLRSPLRGIDGFAQIIKEDYFDTLDDYGKNAIQTIIDSTSKMNTLIDDILAFSGIGKDQTAMGVFDMQELVNEVVQFLQLEKKYSNTTIEVEADLPKAYGDRGMIFQLLINLIGNALKYSHTVQKPSVRIGVLKDKSPAIYYVRDNGIGFNEAHKEKIFGVFNRLVKDEFEGSGIGLAIAQRVIDKHQGVIWAESKEHQGATFYFQLPVR, from the coding sequence ATGTCAGGCCCTTCTACTTTATATCCAAAGAAAATAGACCTTACTAATTGTGACAAGGAGCCTATACATTTATTAGGTCAAGTACAATCACACGCCTATCTCTTTGTAATAGATGCACTTAATAAGCAACTTGTGCGGGCCTCTGAAAATGTATTTGATTTGCTTTCGCGAAAGCGTGAAGACATTCATACAATCACGATTAAAGATATTTTTGGACCTAGTGCTAGTACCATTGCATTCCATATTGAAGGTAAAAATACTCAGACTATTGAAGTCGAAGTTAAAGGAAAGAGATATGTAGTGATTACTCACTATAGAGAAAATCTTATTTATATAGAGCTAGAGCCTATAGTAGCACAAGCAGAGGCTCATATAGTACAGCGACAGCTTTCAGATATTATTACTGATCTTAGTCAAGCTATTACAGTGAGTGAGATGTGTGATAAAACGGCAAATCTCATAAAAAACTTAACCGGTTATGACCGTGTAATGCTTTATAAATTTGATCAAAACTGGAATGGCACAATCATCTCTGAGTCTCGTGAAGAGGTATTAGAAAGTTGGCTAGGGATGCATTATCCTGCTACAGATATTCCACAGCAGGCTCGTAAAAGCTTCTTAAAGCAAGGGGTGCGCATCATTGCAGATGTTGCCTCTCAGACATCTGCCGTATTTCCAGAGCTTAATGAGCAAGGGCAGCCATTAGACCTCACGAATTGTGAGTCTAGAGCCTCTTCTCCTATACATATAGAGTATCTAGAGAATATGAAAGTAGGAGCTACTCTTACTGCTGCTATTGTAAGTAATGGAACTTTATGGGGGCTTATAGCTTGCCACCATTACAGCCCTAAGTTTACAAATTATTACCAGCGGCAAACTATAAAGTTTTTGACTCAAGTTTTTTCTACGCAGCTTACCTTACGTTCTTCAAACGAGGTTCTTGCGCGTATTAATGCCACCACAGCAAGTCGAGCAAAACTTGTAGAACAAATGAGTAATGAGTGGGATGTGCAGGGAGGTTTAACAAAAAAACCTACATCTATGCTAACCATCACAGAAGCTACAGGTGGGGCTGTGTTTCTAGAAAACATTCTGTCTACAGTGGGGGATACACCTAGTAAAGAAGATGTAAAAAATCTCATAGACTGGATATACACAACGCAACTAGGTAATACATATACAACTCAAAATCTTGCTAAAGTATATGAGAAAGGTGAGGCTTTCGCCAAAATGGCTTCTGGCGTGTTATGTGTTTTTATTGCAAAAGGACAAAAGGACTGCCTTCTTTGGTTTAAACCAGAACTAAAACAAGTGATTTCTTGGGGTGGAAATCCAGAAAAGGCCGTTGCCGAAAAAAATAAGCGCTTAAGCCCTCGTAAGTCTTTTGAAAAGTGGAACCAAGAGCAAGTACTTACCTCGTTGCCTTGGAAAGATTATGAAATTGCATCTGCTCAAGCCTTAAAAACAAGTATATCTAATATCATTATAAGTAGATATCAAGAAGTAAAATTACTTAATGATAAATTAAAGGAAGCCTATAAAGAGTTAGAGTCTTTTAGTTATAGCGTTTCTCACGATCTGAGATCGCCACTAAGGGGTATAGATGGATTTGCTCAAATTATTAAAGAAGATTATTTTGACACCCTAGACGATTATGGTAAGAATGCCATACAGACTATTATAGACTCAACAAGTAAGATGAACACGCTTATAGATGACATACTTGCTTTTTCTGGAATAGGCAAGGATCAGACAGCTATGGGAGTTTTTGATATGCAAGAACTGGTAAACGAGGTGGTACAATTTTTACAACTTGAAAAAAAATATAGCAATACTACCATAGAGGTAGAAGCAGATTTACCTAAAGCATATGGAGATAGAGGTATGATTTTTCAACTATTAATTAACCTTATAGGTAATGCCTTAAAGTATAGCCATACAGTACAAAAACCATCTGTACGTATAGGTGTTTTAAAAGATAAATCACCAGCAATTTACTACGTGCGTGATAATGGCATAGGCTTTAATGAGGCTCATAAGGAAAAAATATTCGGTGTTTTTAATAGACTCGTAAAAGACGAATTTGAGGGATCTGGAATAGGGCTTGCGATTGCACAACGTGTTATTGATAAGCATCAAGGAGTCATTTGGGCAGAGAGTAAGGAGCATCAAGGAGCAACATTTTATTTTCAACTCCCAGTTAGATAA